One stretch of Chryseobacterium indologenes DNA includes these proteins:
- a CDS encoding type VI secretion system Vgr family protein, with translation MNKNTSNSEKISENHIPGINRVVKLDIVIEGKILKHFKHFRLQQSVKKHHNFELTLAHDTLDGVQNHDLEEAQQFLGKRLTVVFKYKDVEGSPERTFVGVITKVGFSQENHSLGNIVLKGYSPTILLDAAPHTQSFGGDQPVNMGIIATDVIKQGIENSKFDVKVNAKASAQILYSSQYNETHYNYLCRMAEAYGEQFYYDGEVLHFGNMPPQNKAVELIYGSNVSDINVEMKAVHIKPRFYGYNSSSNAKLTSGETPIKHVGNLAKTAYQNNDRIFKTPSLQVAPIKAATDMDVVISQTSTAGSRAVDVFTVSGGTTIPFLYPGCVADINMRKTDTNQTSYFTKLMITEVTHEVDTLGRYKGRFEAIASDTGYIPTPDFTVPIAEPQIATVISNTDPLGQGRVTVRFDWQLHDTTNFIRMMAPDAGGTDQITQNRGYVAIPEVGDQVMVGFVHNHPDRPFVMGGMFHGGTAMGGGIDNHLKSIQTRSGIRVLMNDAEGSVTIIDPSGNNYFMDGKGNIIVTAPKNMTFNAGENLTINVGQDMKTTVGNDNAITITNNHKFTSRNYKQTINENKTINVTGDLKETTSTTTHKAKNGDILLQSSGIAKMLGKIDAKVNKG, from the coding sequence ATGAACAAAAATACCTCGAATTCCGAAAAGATTTCGGAGAATCATATTCCTGGAATCAACCGTGTGGTGAAGCTGGATATTGTGATTGAAGGCAAAATACTCAAACATTTCAAACACTTTCGCTTACAGCAGAGTGTAAAGAAACACCATAATTTTGAACTGACATTGGCCCATGACACCTTAGATGGGGTACAAAACCATGATCTGGAAGAAGCTCAACAGTTTTTAGGAAAACGTTTGACAGTAGTTTTTAAATATAAGGATGTAGAAGGAAGCCCCGAAAGAACGTTTGTAGGGGTTATTACAAAAGTAGGATTCAGCCAGGAAAATCATAGCCTTGGAAACATTGTGCTGAAAGGATACAGTCCTACAATCCTCCTGGATGCTGCTCCTCATACCCAAAGTTTTGGTGGGGATCAGCCTGTTAATATGGGAATTATTGCCACAGATGTAATAAAACAGGGGATCGAAAACAGTAAGTTTGATGTGAAAGTAAATGCTAAAGCATCTGCCCAGATTCTTTACAGTTCCCAATACAATGAAACGCATTATAATTATCTCTGCAGAATGGCAGAAGCCTATGGTGAACAATTCTATTATGATGGTGAAGTCCTTCATTTCGGAAACATGCCGCCTCAGAATAAAGCTGTAGAGCTGATCTATGGAAGCAATGTTTCGGATATTAATGTAGAGATGAAAGCTGTTCATATCAAGCCTCGTTTTTATGGGTATAACAGCAGTTCGAATGCAAAGCTTACTTCCGGAGAGACACCGATTAAACATGTCGGAAATCTTGCAAAAACAGCTTATCAGAATAATGATAGAATATTTAAAACCCCATCATTGCAGGTTGCTCCTATAAAGGCAGCTACCGATATGGATGTGGTGATTTCCCAAACCAGTACAGCAGGAAGCAGAGCGGTAGATGTTTTTACGGTTTCAGGGGGCACTACCATTCCTTTTCTGTATCCGGGATGTGTGGCGGATATCAATATGCGGAAAACTGATACCAATCAAACCTCTTATTTTACTAAACTGATGATCACAGAAGTTACTCATGAAGTAGATACTTTGGGACGTTATAAGGGTAGGTTTGAAGCGATTGCCTCAGATACAGGTTATATTCCGACTCCTGATTTTACGGTTCCTATTGCAGAGCCTCAGATAGCAACAGTTATATCCAACACAGATCCTCTGGGCCAGGGCAGAGTTACCGTGAGATTTGACTGGCAGCTGCATGATACCACCAATTTTATCAGGATGATGGCTCCAGATGCAGGAGGCACAGATCAGATTACTCAAAATAGAGGATACGTAGCGATACCTGAAGTAGGAGATCAGGTGATGGTAGGATTTGTTCATAACCATCCGGATCGCCCGTTTGTCATGGGCGGCATGTTTCATGGCGGAACTGCGATGGGCGGAGGTATAGACAATCACTTAAAATCCATACAAACCAGAAGCGGAATCAGGGTTCTGATGAACGATGCGGAAGGAAGTGTTACAATCATTGATCCTAGTGGAAATAATTATTTCATGGATGGAAAAGGAAATATCATCGTAACAGCTCCCAAAAATATGACATTCAATGCAGGGGAAAACCTTACTATAAATGTGGGGCAGGATATGAAGACCACGGTAGGAAATGATAATGCCATTACCATTACCAATAATCATAAGTTTACTTCAAGGAATTATAAACAGACCATTAATGAAAATAAAACTATTAATGTGACAGGAGATTTGAAGGAAACAACATCCACTACTACCCATAAGGCAAAAAATGGAGACATCCTGTTGCAAAGTTCTGGAATTGCTAAAATGTTGGGTAAAATTGATGCTAAAGTAAATAAAGGATAA
- a CDS encoding DUF2931 family protein, producing MNKIIKYLLSFLFFTQISCQGKKDHKKTATMTKYEWTEGTSAPLGYPMEVYKGGIECEGGEWVGLDIGLAPGGNSWGTINNGMGNSFKGIPTRLDFTWMSYMENQFYMIDTQVDTAKIKEYFSKGYDSKASNGSGNVKHLTYNKIGVGMAPGGVIVVWVAGAGVQKEIGRYLGKKVNIPESEIAKLDSHENRFFREDYLKEIHTSEKIVPLKIQQENKGKPIPFGLWDSYRIRYNWKPVFELPEKGQLNPLADVGVTMINGEMDQWDLTKKALEENGPKAIPQSFSFSVMDADNARYGAGCRLNEKSAFEAFSKVFGNDPESTKASLVIKINEAYSFFTVMLKGENGKEAFIKTEKLEMFKSRKK from the coding sequence ATGAATAAAATAATAAAATATCTGTTAAGCTTTTTATTTTTTACCCAGATTTCATGTCAGGGAAAAAAGGACCATAAAAAAACAGCAACCATGACAAAATATGAGTGGACTGAGGGAACTTCTGCTCCCTTAGGATATCCAATGGAAGTATATAAAGGAGGAATAGAATGTGAAGGAGGTGAATGGGTAGGATTAGATATTGGTTTAGCACCGGGAGGTAATTCTTGGGGAACGATCAATAATGGAATGGGAAATAGTTTTAAAGGCATTCCCACCCGCCTTGATTTTACCTGGATGTCATATATGGAAAATCAGTTCTATATGATAGATACTCAGGTAGACACTGCAAAAATAAAAGAATATTTCAGTAAAGGATATGATAGTAAGGCCAGCAATGGAAGTGGAAATGTTAAGCATTTAACATATAATAAAATAGGCGTGGGAATGGCTCCCGGTGGAGTCATTGTGGTATGGGTAGCCGGTGCAGGGGTTCAGAAAGAAATAGGGCGGTACCTAGGAAAGAAAGTAAACATTCCTGAATCAGAAATAGCTAAACTGGACAGTCATGAGAATCGATTTTTCAGAGAGGATTACCTGAAGGAAATTCATACCAGTGAAAAAATCGTTCCCTTAAAAATACAGCAGGAAAACAAAGGAAAGCCAATACCTTTTGGCTTATGGGATTCTTACAGGATAAGATATAATTGGAAACCTGTTTTTGAGCTTCCTGAGAAAGGACAACTTAATCCTCTGGCAGATGTTGGAGTCACCATGATTAATGGTGAAATGGATCAATGGGATTTAACAAAAAAGGCTCTTGAAGAGAATGGCCCTAAAGCTATACCTCAATCTTTTTCCTTTTCTGTAATGGATGCTGATAATGCCAGATATGGCGCCGGTTGCAGACTGAATGAGAAGTCTGCTTTTGAGGCATTCTCAAAAGTATTTGGAAATGATCCGGAATCTACGAAAGCCAGCCTTGTGATTAAAATAAATGAAGCATACAGCTTTTTTACGGTGATGCTAAAAGGCGAAAACGGAAAAGAAGCTTTTATTAAAACAGAAAAGCTGGAAATGTTCAAATCCAGAAAGAAGTAA
- a CDS encoding phospholipase effector Tle1 domain-containing protein has protein sequence MGKTFVYNTGNSSPPVDEIHLEIGVFFDGTLNSLKNTEMREKYRDGKNKIESKDTKDEILAKEAAIKKTTEEQEKKYEGLKNKEITEEDEEYDRFLKASHRGWLDKQGVDNSYSNDYTNVARMYKCSQRDEYGVYIEGIGTLDGRRDVDDGFQYGSGQSGIRGKVRKGCEMVAERIDALKKKHSSEKILSKIIIDTFGFSRGAAAARNFSYEINGNKRPQDVEIKKKTKFKGYRESGSYGNDRLVAEYEDIWIDKDKTEVNPAFLVEGKLPRFGFLGYYLLSKEVLTKEELEELELDVRFIGVYDTVSSYEEFGDMGAFERVGYRGPLHATFGSKHNFGDDVEQLQLKNPGPYYKAVHFTAMDEHRENFSLTRFPGSIEKEFPGVHCDIGGAYESGMEIVDEIEVADKHPGVGFNSYSSWNALKRLQERMQEIKDGHWYHDGEIKIEKESHLLIFQYHKIRGERFLRKEYSYIPLHFMEKHGIDYYNHQITVKTETTYSIENDEHLPAAKRHLEKYVFGDGKPWLFIKDDDIGKEAAKFNAEAALQHPTVGKDKNGERIVNLPAVQVTGQRWQDLLRTMRHEYLHWSANRDWMGMDPNNDYQRRIY, from the coding sequence ATGGGAAAAACATTTGTATATAATACCGGAAATTCTTCCCCTCCAGTTGATGAAATACATTTGGAGATTGGGGTTTTCTTCGACGGTACTCTTAACAGTCTTAAGAATACTGAAATGAGGGAGAAATATAGAGATGGAAAGAATAAAATTGAAAGTAAGGATACTAAAGATGAAATCCTGGCTAAAGAAGCAGCCATTAAGAAAACCACCGAGGAACAGGAAAAGAAGTATGAAGGATTAAAAAACAAAGAAATCACCGAAGAAGACGAAGAGTATGACCGCTTTCTCAAGGCAAGTCACAGAGGATGGCTGGACAAGCAGGGAGTGGATAATAGCTACAGTAATGATTACACCAATGTGGCAAGAATGTATAAATGCAGTCAGCGAGATGAATATGGTGTATACATAGAAGGCATAGGAACATTGGATGGACGTAGAGATGTGGATGATGGTTTCCAATACGGGTCTGGCCAGAGCGGAATAAGAGGAAAGGTGAGAAAAGGCTGTGAAATGGTTGCAGAAAGAATTGATGCGCTCAAGAAAAAGCATTCTTCAGAAAAGATTCTTAGTAAAATTATCATTGATACCTTTGGATTCAGTCGTGGCGCTGCTGCTGCCAGAAACTTTTCCTATGAAATTAATGGAAATAAAAGGCCTCAAGATGTTGAAATCAAGAAAAAAACAAAATTTAAAGGGTATAGAGAAAGCGGGTCCTATGGAAATGATAGATTGGTTGCTGAATACGAAGATATCTGGATAGATAAAGATAAAACAGAGGTAAATCCGGCTTTTCTTGTAGAAGGCAAGCTTCCTAGATTCGGATTTTTGGGCTACTACCTTTTAAGCAAGGAGGTACTGACCAAAGAAGAATTAGAGGAATTGGAATTGGATGTCCGTTTTATAGGCGTTTATGACACTGTTTCTTCTTATGAGGAGTTTGGAGATATGGGAGCTTTCGAAAGAGTGGGGTATCGAGGTCCTTTACATGCTACGTTTGGCTCCAAACATAATTTTGGGGATGACGTTGAGCAGCTTCAACTTAAGAATCCGGGGCCGTATTATAAGGCGGTTCACTTTACTGCGATGGATGAACATCGTGAAAACTTTTCACTCACCAGATTTCCTGGAAGCATTGAGAAAGAGTTTCCGGGAGTACATTGTGATATTGGAGGCGCTTATGAAAGTGGTATGGAAATCGTAGATGAAATAGAAGTGGCAGATAAGCATCCTGGGGTAGGATTTAACTCCTATAGTTCCTGGAATGCTCTGAAAAGACTCCAAGAGCGAATGCAGGAAATTAAAGATGGACATTGGTATCATGATGGAGAGATAAAGATTGAAAAAGAGAGTCATCTGTTGATTTTTCAATATCATAAAATAAGAGGAGAGCGTTTTCTGAGAAAGGAATACAGCTATATTCCCCTTCATTTTATGGAAAAACATGGAATAGATTATTATAATCATCAAATCACTGTGAAAACAGAAACTACATATTCTATTGAAAATGATGAGCATCTGCCAGCTGCAAAAAGACATCTGGAAAAGTACGTGTTTGGAGATGGCAAACCATGGCTATTCATCAAGGATGATGACATAGGAAAAGAAGCTGCTAAATTCAATGCCGAAGCTGCTTTGCAACATCCAACCGTGGGTAAGGATAAAAACGGAGAACGGATTGTTAACCTTCCTGCAGTACAGGTAACCGGACAAAGATGGCAGGATTTATTGAGAACCATGAGACACGAATATCTCCATTGGTCGGCCAATAGAGACTGGATGGGTATGGATCCTAATAATGATTATCAAAGAAGGATATATTAA
- a CDS encoding PAAR-like protein has translation MDRVNNDGDNTTPETVPETDQQKADNRKKMDDQRVRDAEKEKAEAGLKVVIDTATLECTLCTNPKGIMVVNYDTPTIQEKKTATVKEKGPTSLVFTGNCLKSPNAALPCASVMKLGEWKKVGTYQSQEQLVLLQQSTIPCTYGQIDIKITDSGQIHQPDSIEAKGAPVPEPKDDGKCFCDRDLTLDELKLVVKQLRASEKKKSTAIFSDENCPLPAADTTYERLLAELNAMFTTYHINTCIRKIHFFAQCYHETARLGTTLEYASGVGYDPGNHPESKQHGHTIVGDGPRYKGRGGMQLTWRDQQKEYLAYVISKKPQLLPGKKIDDLFDRKKQYQEKYIYTRDKLDDTGKPMLDKKKKKIKEKVVDLVDVDGAGLIANNLYFTIDSAGWFWDIYKKIEYDAKANKEKYKEILHKNLNEVSDYGDKYLSIISKFVNGGGNGMEERKVYYNELKANVFKFNTKCINRDKIKK, from the coding sequence ATGGATAGGGTAAATAACGACGGGGATAATACCACTCCTGAAACGGTACCGGAAACTGACCAGCAAAAGGCGGATAATAGAAAAAAAATGGATGATCAACGGGTAAGGGATGCAGAAAAAGAAAAAGCAGAGGCCGGCCTGAAAGTTGTCATCGATACAGCTACTTTGGAATGTACACTATGTACCAATCCAAAGGGAATAATGGTGGTAAACTATGACACACCTACCATCCAGGAAAAGAAAACAGCGACAGTAAAAGAGAAAGGTCCTACAAGTCTTGTATTTACAGGGAACTGCCTTAAAAGCCCTAATGCAGCGCTTCCCTGCGCCAGTGTTATGAAATTGGGAGAATGGAAAAAAGTAGGTACTTATCAGTCTCAGGAGCAACTCGTGTTGTTGCAGCAAAGCACAATTCCTTGTACTTACGGGCAAATTGATATTAAGATTACAGATAGCGGACAGATTCACCAGCCGGATAGTATTGAAGCAAAAGGAGCACCTGTTCCTGAACCGAAAGATGATGGAAAATGTTTCTGTGACAGAGATTTAACTTTAGATGAATTAAAGCTTGTTGTAAAACAACTCAGAGCTTCTGAAAAGAAAAAATCTACAGCTATATTTTCCGATGAGAACTGCCCTCTGCCTGCAGCGGATACTACCTACGAAAGATTGCTGGCTGAATTAAACGCAATGTTTACAACTTATCATATCAATACTTGTATAAGAAAGATACATTTTTTTGCTCAGTGTTATCATGAAACGGCCAGATTGGGTACCACTTTAGAATATGCGAGTGGAGTAGGATATGATCCGGGTAATCATCCTGAATCTAAACAACATGGGCATACGATTGTTGGAGATGGCCCTAGATATAAAGGAAGAGGAGGAATGCAATTAACATGGAGAGATCAGCAAAAGGAATATCTTGCCTATGTGATCTCAAAGAAACCTCAGCTATTACCTGGAAAAAAAATAGATGATCTCTTTGACAGGAAAAAACAATACCAGGAAAAATATATCTATACCAGAGATAAGCTGGATGATACAGGAAAGCCGATGTTAGATAAGAAAAAGAAGAAAATAAAGGAAAAAGTCGTTGATTTGGTAGATGTAGATGGAGCAGGTTTGATTGCTAATAATTTGTATTTTACCATTGATTCGGCAGGATGGTTTTGGGATATTTACAAAAAGATAGAATATGATGCTAAAGCCAATAAGGAAAAGTATAAGGAGATATTGCATAAGAATTTAAATGAAGTTTCAGACTATGGTGATAAATATCTTTCGATTATATCAAAATTCGTAAACGGAGGAGGAAATGGAATGGAGGAAAGGAAGGTTTATTATAATGAATTAAAAGCAAACGTATTTAAGTTTAACACAAAATGCATTAATCGTGATAAAATTAAAAAATAA
- a CDS encoding tetratricopeptide repeat protein: MIKLKNKAFRIASFICLFFLSFLSAQSNYYDLDLDQLQDEVTLENNLITVHFGNKKTSSFELPEIVALRNTSLGYMNPSEITIHYSGDRGLYGAVNFLYKNDWYIKNVNFYNPCQECEDQNFKLLTKNINLLLKNIDSEDLEIDSKGFNSLKFFDDQGIIKPYKDLKKFYTDLSSYPLLAERFNETELSGFKKKYSLSRTNIDDYNNIAVALSNKGNYKAAIELLKQIISKFPNRAVAYLNLADSYWNIGEKDNGKEYYKKYISLLKSQKKDLNKIPRYIYARVK; encoded by the coding sequence GTGATAAAATTAAAAAATAAAGCTTTCAGAATAGCATCATTCATCTGCTTGTTTTTTCTGAGTTTCTTGTCAGCACAATCCAATTATTATGATCTGGATCTTGATCAGCTTCAGGATGAGGTTACATTAGAAAACAACCTTATAACCGTCCATTTCGGGAATAAAAAAACGAGCAGTTTTGAATTACCTGAGATTGTAGCACTCAGAAATACCAGTCTTGGATATATGAATCCTTCTGAGATCACCATACATTATAGTGGTGATAGAGGATTATATGGTGCAGTAAATTTTTTATATAAAAATGATTGGTATATAAAAAATGTTAATTTCTATAATCCTTGTCAGGAGTGTGAAGATCAGAATTTTAAGCTTCTTACTAAAAATATTAATCTTCTCTTGAAAAATATTGATTCAGAAGATCTGGAAATAGATTCTAAGGGATTTAACTCTTTGAAATTTTTCGATGATCAGGGGATAATAAAACCCTATAAAGACCTTAAAAAGTTCTATACAGATTTATCTAGCTATCCTTTACTAGCAGAGCGTTTCAATGAAACTGAATTGTCGGGTTTTAAGAAAAAGTATTCCTTATCTCGAACTAATATTGATGATTACAATAATATAGCAGTTGCTCTTTCAAATAAAGGAAATTATAAAGCAGCTATTGAACTTTTAAAACAAATTATCAGTAAATTCCCAAATAGAGCTGTTGCTTATCTGAATTTAGCGGACAGTTATTGGAATATAGGAGAAAAAGATAATGGAAAGGAATATTATAAGAAATATATTTCTTTGTTAAAATCTCAGAAAAAGGATCTTAATAAAATTCCTAGGTATATTTATGCAAGGGTTAAATAA
- a CDS encoding tetratricopeptide repeat-containing sensor histidine kinase produces MIDQIPSNSPTSDVLNKMMGEIASKNLKKSNSKDLQIKYTQYLAIYYGNLSSMYEAKRDVVKTLEYADKSIALFKSTGDYYEMNYTLVNKGVFYSHINEYEKAISCLFTALKYFEKNKNENQEGISYVNSVIGSVYIDQEEYLKAIEFLKKTINYFEKKKNLTGNDQYTLSMVYSNCGSSYLLLKKYPEAVSYFNKALALSKALGDYATTSIILNKLAQVKMEEKEFEESDSLLRKALETDNGELSKANTYINLGDLYYRKKEFKKSESFLEEGFSISKKINNLQLQEKSSNLLFKVYKENNNFKKALEVYEFQNKLKDSSNIEAAKNALAQQQIKYDFQKKQLNLELNAEKKTAVKNNWLIALSGVLLSVVLGGYFYYRNNKQKQKITILEKDRIKQKLLLSQMNPHFIFNSIDNIQSLIINGKENVAISYLNSFSKLTRQILENSNENYISLQEEIDMVENYLSIQQLLYNDRFNYSINIVNVSDTESYFIPPMLTQPFIENAIKHGVRNNDEKGMIEIAFSFSQEKLFFEIVDNGLGFNDEKKPTGHKSMAMKITKERLLNYTQNKAFEVQSENKFDVEGNIQGAKIIFEIPYIHEN; encoded by the coding sequence TTGATTGATCAGATACCTTCAAATAGCCCTACATCTGATGTATTGAACAAGATGATGGGGGAAATTGCTTCCAAAAATTTAAAGAAGTCCAACAGTAAGGATTTACAAATAAAATACACTCAGTACTTAGCAATTTATTATGGTAACTTATCTTCCATGTATGAAGCAAAAAGAGATGTTGTGAAAACATTAGAGTATGCTGATAAAAGTATAGCTCTTTTCAAATCAACCGGAGATTATTATGAAATGAATTATACCCTTGTAAATAAAGGTGTATTCTATTCTCACATCAATGAATATGAAAAAGCAATATCATGTTTATTTACTGCATTGAAATATTTTGAGAAAAACAAAAATGAAAATCAGGAAGGAATTTCTTACGTGAATTCAGTGATTGGCTCAGTGTATATTGATCAGGAAGAATATCTGAAAGCCATTGAATTCTTAAAAAAAACGATTAATTACTTTGAAAAAAAGAAAAATCTGACGGGTAATGATCAATATACTTTAAGTATGGTGTATTCCAATTGTGGATCTTCCTATTTATTATTAAAAAAATATCCTGAAGCAGTATCTTATTTCAACAAAGCACTTGCCCTTAGCAAAGCACTTGGAGATTATGCTACTACCAGTATTATTCTGAATAAATTAGCACAGGTAAAGATGGAGGAAAAAGAATTTGAGGAATCGGATTCACTTTTAAGAAAAGCTCTGGAAACGGATAACGGAGAATTGTCTAAGGCCAATACTTATATCAATTTAGGGGATTTATATTACCGGAAAAAAGAATTTAAGAAGTCCGAATCCTTTTTGGAAGAAGGGTTTTCAATAAGTAAAAAAATTAACAACCTGCAACTGCAGGAGAAATCCTCAAACCTGCTATTTAAAGTGTATAAAGAAAATAATAACTTTAAAAAAGCATTGGAAGTATATGAATTTCAAAATAAGCTGAAGGACTCTAGTAATATTGAAGCTGCTAAAAATGCATTGGCACAACAGCAGATTAAATATGATTTTCAAAAAAAACAATTAAACCTGGAATTAAATGCAGAAAAGAAAACAGCAGTTAAAAACAACTGGCTGATTGCGCTTTCCGGAGTATTGTTATCAGTAGTATTGGGCGGATATTTCTATTACCGTAATAACAAGCAGAAGCAAAAAATTACGATTCTTGAAAAAGACAGAATAAAACAGAAACTTTTACTTTCTCAAATGAATCCGCATTTTATTTTCAACTCTATAGATAATATTCAGAGTCTTATTATCAACGGGAAAGAAAACGTTGCCATATCGTATTTGAATAGTTTTTCTAAATTAACAAGGCAAATTCTGGAAAATTCCAATGAGAATTATATCTCGCTGCAGGAGGAAATTGATATGGTTGAAAATTACTTATCCATACAGCAGCTTCTTTATAATGACAGGTTTAATTATAGTATCAATATTGTAAATGTATCTGATACAGAGTCTTACTTTATACCTCCAATGTTAACACAGCCGTTTATAGAAAACGCCATTAAACACGGAGTTAGAAATAATGATGAAAAGGGAATGATCGAAATTGCCTTTTCTTTCAGTCAAGAGAAATTATTCTTTGAAATAGTAGATAATGGTTTAGGATTCAATGATGAGAAGAAACCAACGGGGCATAAATCAATGGCTATGAAAATCACCAAAGAAAGATTACTGAATTATACCCAAAATAAAGCCTTTGAAGTACAATCAGAAAATAAATTTGATGTAGAAGGCAATATACAAGGTGCCAAAATTATATTTGAAATCCCCTACATTCACGAAAATTAA
- a CDS encoding LytR/AlgR family response regulator transcription factor has product MLRAIVIDDNQEIRKKNCTLIKANCPNITIIGQADSVESGVKIIRQLSPDIVFLDIEMPDGTGFDMLQKLSPITFKIIFITGYEDFAIKAFRFSAIDYLLKPLNANELVEAVEKAEELLSKDIFDIKLNNLFANLERPKNLQNLILKTADKIYSVNIQDIVNCESDKNYTTFYFINAPKLVVSTNLKEYENLLAPFNFFRTHQSHLINMAYFDHYIKTDGGNTIVMKNKVTIPLSVRKKEDFLLLLQNLQVQ; this is encoded by the coding sequence ATGTTAAGAGCTATTGTAATTGATGATAATCAGGAAATCAGAAAGAAAAACTGTACTTTAATTAAAGCCAACTGTCCTAATATTACAATAATCGGGCAGGCTGATTCTGTAGAATCAGGAGTTAAAATTATCAGGCAGTTATCTCCCGATATTGTTTTTCTTGATATTGAAATGCCAGATGGTACCGGCTTTGACATGCTACAAAAGTTAAGTCCCATTACTTTTAAAATCATTTTCATTACAGGATATGAAGATTTTGCCATAAAAGCTTTCCGTTTTTCAGCTATCGACTATTTATTAAAACCATTAAATGCCAATGAATTGGTGGAAGCAGTAGAAAAAGCTGAAGAGCTATTGAGCAAAGACATTTTTGATATAAAACTCAATAATTTATTTGCCAATCTTGAACGCCCGAAGAATCTTCAAAATTTAATTCTCAAAACTGCGGATAAGATATATTCTGTTAATATCCAGGATATTGTAAACTGTGAGTCAGATAAAAACTATACTACTTTTTATTTTATTAATGCACCTAAACTGGTGGTTTCTACCAATTTAAAAGAGTATGAAAACCTATTAGCCCCGTTTAATTTCTTTAGAACACATCAGTCCCATTTAATCAATATGGCTTATTTTGATCACTATATCAAAACAGACGGCGGGAATACCATAGTGATGAAAAATAAAGTGACAATTCCGCTTTCGGTACGAAAAAAAGAGGATTTCCTTCTTTTGTTGCAGAACCTTCAGGTTCAATGA